The sequence CcagtccctgcccacccccacctccctgccccccccccccagggccccagcagcCCCTCACCAGCCGAGAGGTCTCACCGCGGTGCAAATCTCCTACCAGTGGTCTGTGGGCGTGAGGCCGGGGCGACCCCGGGAGCACAGGCTTGCGGGCAGGTTTTGTCAGTGTCCTCAATTTCAATTCTGTTTTGGCTCGAAGCTTTTATACCCTTCCACTGTGATGTCACCACCTAGCCCCCACCCCGCCaggccccctccacccccctttcCCGGTGAATGCCAAGAAGCGGGGCCGGTCCCTTCAGAGAGCCTGAGTCACGGGGCCAGGGActgggggggtggcggggggccgGGAGTCACAGCAGCTGTTTCATCTGGAGGCCAGGATGCCTGGGTTCCGAGATGGGAGTGGAATGTGGAAGGCAGCCAGCAGCCGAGACTCACAAGGCTCAAGCTATGCGGAGGGATGAGGAGGGGCGCAGAGGAGAGACGGCCACCTGTCTGGGATCCGAGAAGAAAACAGCTGTGACAGCATGAGGCCTGGGCTACAAAATGCTGCTTTGGTAAAAATCATACCACATCCATGGCAGTcatttcctgtcttctgcctcccaatggacagagaaagggaggggtgCAGAGGCCGGAATGATGCAGCCTGGCTCTCCGGACCCGCCCTGCAATGATCCCCCTCCCCAGAGTCACGTGGATGGAGTAGGCCGGATGGGTTTTCTCTCCTTGGACTTTCTAGGCCTATGAATACAGACAGCTGTACCTAGAGCAGTCCAGGTCTGGAGGCCTTCCCCCTCAGCAGGCAGCCCCCCAACAAGACAGTCTCCTCCAATGCAGGAAGGCGGGGAGGATGCCCTGGGAACATGGGCTTCTCAAGTGGCCCTGAATCCATTTCAAGGAGTCAGGCAAGCAAGTGGCATGAAAATAGTTTATTGGGGGAGCCACAGGATAGGGGAAGGAGTCAGGGGAGAAAGGACTGGAATGTGAGGACTCTGCCCCGTTCTCTTCAGGAACTAGAGCAGGTGGGGCGCTGTCGGAGATTGTCCCCAGAGGGTTCAGAGCTGCCCAGAGTCTccggggcagggatgggggaggggaccaCGGCTGGAGCGGGAGCAGGCAGGTTGGCCTCCGTCAGCAAAGCTGCGTCTTCCCAGGAGCCTGAGCCAGAGGAGGGAGAAACAAAATCCCCAATGGGAAATTAAGTAACCGAACGACCAATAtaacctcctccccacccaccagccaCCTCCACTCCGCCCAGACCTCTGTGCCCCGGGCCCCTCACCATCACTGGCCTCTGGCTCCAGCTCCTCCTCTCCATTCAAGGGCTGCTgatctgctttctcctcctcaggGGGCTGGCCCTCTGCAGCCacagggggaaggcagaggtcAGACTAGAAGAGGCTGACAGGACAACTGAGGACTTGTGGGGACGGAGGGAGGGCGGGCGGTTGAGCTGCGGCCAGTACCTGCCCCTGGGGGATCTTCAGGGCTCTCGCTGTCCTCTGTGATGTCTGACAGCTGGGTTGACTCCTCCTGGCCTTGGGGTCCTGTGCCTCCAAAGTGGGTAGAGGATGAGGGCGGGGCTAACGCAGCTGCCTGGGCCAAGCTCACCTCCTCCGACCTGTCCTCCGCCCCTCAGCTCAGCTGCGAGGGCCTAGAGCTTGGGCCACACAGGAGCCCCCGCCTCCCGTCATGTTTACCTGCATGCCGGGCAGAGATCCGCTGCTGCACTGCCTTCCGCGAACCGTCCCGTTTCCGGACGTTCACCTGTGCGGGACAAACTAGTGAGCAGCAAGGCTGGGCCTCCCTGTGATCTGGGACCCCGCTGCTCCCCAGCCCTTGGCCACGCCCCAGCCCTTGGCCACGCCCCAGCCCGCTCCTCAAAGGAGGATcgtggagtggaggggaggggaaggaggtccTCTGTGACCTGCAAAGAGAAGCGGTGTCGGGGCCAAATGCTCCCCCACACCCACTGCATGTAGCTGAAGAGCACAATGACGCTGAGGAAGGTGAAGTTGCTGGCGACGCCGATGAAGGCGCAGGTCATCGGGAAGTTGTACAGCAGGTACCTGGGGCCAGAGGTAGGCGGCAGTTAGCGGACAGCACCAGCCTCCTCACTTCCCAGGAATTGGTTCTAGGAAAACGCAAGCCAGCTGCACTTGAGGACAGCCTCCCTCGCGCCGGCATCGGCGCACCCTCACCTGAGCCCGGTGAAGTGGGCATGGATGCGCAGCGAGGCCCCGTACATCTGGATGCGCTTGCTGTGGATCTCGATGATCGCTCCGGTGGTCGGCACGTACTGGGGATGGGACGGGGGAGGCGTGTCAGGCCACGTTCCTCTGGTGTCTGTCACTCTTCCCAGCCCAACCCGATGCCCCCTCCCGGCATCTCCATGGCTGACGGAGGGAGCCCAGAGGCTCGGCAGGTGGGACTGTGGGCTCCGGGGGAGAGCGGTGCCTAGTCTTCCTTCACCCCTCACCGAGTTCTCCCTGTACTCCGGGTAGAGCTCCACCTCCAGGAGCTGCTTCTGCTCTGCAAAGCCAAACAGCAGGAGGCTGGAGAAGACCAGCGTGTCAAGCATCTGGAGCAGGTCCGAGCGGTAATGCAGCATCACCTGCCGGGGCcagaagggagaggctggggacagGTACCCCCCGATTTCCGCAGCccaacccaccccccaaaaccgAGCCTCCTGAGCGGTCTGTGAAGCCGGCTGCTCTCTCATTTTCACCTCCTACCGCGATCCGCCACCCTTGGCCGAACCATCCCAGCTGCCCGAGCGACAGGTCTGCCCCGCCCGACCATGTCTCCATTCCCCTCTTCTAAGAACCTGCACAGGTTAAGCCCCACACAGTCTCTGATCTTCCCCCAGGCAGATCGACCACCCAGAATAGACTAAGTTTCAGGGCACCACCTGAAGCTTTTTTCTCCATGTAGACATTCAGAAATTTGTTTCATCGTGTGGCTCTGTTGACAACTTACGTGAGAATGGGgtcttaatatttattgaggacccaCTATGGGCACATAAGCACTGCACATTTCTTCACTGAATCCAGTCTAGTCTTGCTACAGGACTACTACTAAAATGCTGGGTTAGTAGTGCTTTGTAACCAACGGGTTAAAGAA comes from Mustela erminea isolate mMusErm1 chromosome 9, mMusErm1.Pri, whole genome shotgun sequence and encodes:
- the BSCL2 gene encoding seipin isoform X2; the encoded protein is MPKEQGEEAGGKEVCRYQIKESDKEEEPPAASSHGQGWRPGGRAARNSRPEPGARHSALPAMVNDPPLPALLWAQEVGHVLAGRARKLLLQFGVLFCTILLLLWVSVFLYGSFYYSYMPTISHLSPVHFYYRTDCDSSSSLLCSFPVANVSLAKGGRDRVLMYGQPYRVTLELELPESRVNQDLGMFLVTISCYTRGGRIISTSSRSVMLHYRSDLLQMLDTLVFSSLLLFGFAEQKQLLEVELYPEYRENSYVPTTGAIIEIHSKRIQMYGASLRIHAHFTGLRYLLYNFPMTCAFIGVASNFTFLSVIVLFSYMQWVWGSIWPRHRFSLQVNVRKRDGSRKAVQQRISARHAGPQGQEESTQLSDITEDSESPEDPPGAEGQPPEEEKADQQPLNGEEELEPEASDGSWEDAALLTEANLPAPAPAVVPSPIPAPETLGSSEPSGDNLRQRPTCSSS
- the BSCL2 gene encoding seipin isoform X1 → MPKEQGEEAGGKEVCRYQIKESDKEEEPPAASSHGQGWRPGGRAARNSRPEPGARHSALPAMVNDPPLPALLWAQEVGHVLAGRARKLLLQFGVLFCTILLLLWVSVFLYGSFYYSYMPTISHLSPVHFYYRTDCDSSSSLLCSFPVANVSLAKGGRDRVLMYGQPYRVTLELELPESRVNQDLGMFLVTISCYTRGGRIISTSSRSVMLHYRSDLLQMLDTLVFSSLLLFGFAEQKQLLEVELYPEYRENSYVPTTGAIIEIHSKRIQMYGASLRIHAHFTGLRYLLYNFPMTCAFIGVASNFTFLSVIVLFSYMQWVWGSIWPRHRFSLQVNVRKRDGSRKAVQQRISARHAGTGPQGQEESTQLSDITEDSESPEDPPGAEGQPPEEEKADQQPLNGEEELEPEASDGSWEDAALLTEANLPAPAPAVVPSPIPAPETLGSSEPSGDNLRQRPTCSSS
- the BSCL2 gene encoding seipin isoform X3, with amino-acid sequence MVNDPPLPALLWAQEVGHVLAGRARKLLLQFGVLFCTILLLLWVSVFLYGSFYYSYMPTISHLSPVHFYYRTDCDSSSSLLCSFPVANVSLAKGGRDRVLMYGQPYRVTLELELPESRVNQDLGMFLVTISCYTRGGRIISTSSRSVMLHYRSDLLQMLDTLVFSSLLLFGFAEQKQLLEVELYPEYRENSYVPTTGAIIEIHSKRIQMYGASLRIHAHFTGLRYLLYNFPMTCAFIGVASNFTFLSVIVLFSYMQWVWGSIWPRHRFSLQVNVRKRDGSRKAVQQRISARHAGTGPQGQEESTQLSDITEDSESPEDPPGAEGQPPEEEKADQQPLNGEEELEPEASDGSWEDAALLTEANLPAPAPAVVPSPIPAPETLGSSEPSGDNLRQRPTCSSS